From the Helicobacter pylori genome, one window contains:
- the gmhB gene encoding D-glycero-beta-D-manno-heptose 1,7-bisphosphate 7-phosphatase, which translates to MNTNKALFLDRDGIINIDKGYVSQKEDFEFQKGIFELLKHAKSLGYKLLLITNQSGINRGYYTLKDFENLTEYLQESLLKELGFNLDGVYFCRHAPEENCACRKPKPSLILQAAKEHQICLERSFMIGDKESDMLAGLNAKVKNNLLLTQNPLKTPHSWIQCKDLKEMIDRIK; encoded by the coding sequence ATGAACACTAACAAAGCCCTTTTTTTGGACAGAGACGGCATTATCAATATTGATAAAGGTTATGTGAGTCAAAAAGAAGATTTTGAGTTTCAAAAAGGGATTTTTGAATTGTTAAAGCATGCGAAATCTTTAGGCTACAAACTGCTTTTAATCACCAACCAATCCGGGATCAACCGGGGCTATTACACCCTTAAAGACTTTGAAAATCTCACCGAATACCTCCAAGAAAGCTTGCTCAAAGAATTAGGTTTTAATTTGGATGGCGTCTATTTTTGTAGGCACGCCCCAGAAGAAAATTGCGCTTGCAGGAAGCCAAAACCCTCTTTGATTTTACAAGCCGCTAAAGAGCATCAAATTTGTTTGGAGCGATCTTTTATGATAGGCGATAAGGAGAGCGACATGCTAGCCGGCTTGAACGCTAAAGTTAAAAATAACCTTTTGCTCACTCAAAACCCTTTAAAAACTCCTCATTCTTGGATACAATGCAAAGATCTTAAAGAGATGATTGATCGGATTAAATAA
- a CDS encoding sulfite exporter TauE/SafE family protein, producing MQMMHHLSFLGMFLAALSMSLGHCVGMCGGIVSAFSQIRFSKVTSFSYQIACHALYNVGRISTYMLLGAITAGLGHSLSVSMGFRGVLLMSMGIVLILLALLGAKAEKLSFSIPFISFLMKKTLQSQNVLGLYFLGVLNGFLPCMMVYSFLASVILSHSAFMGAMLGLSFGLGTSVPLFLMGIFLSKISTFYRKFFNLLSKGLMGVFGLYVLYMGIMLISHQTPHAMHHQNSTTQHDHKGAHSHEH from the coding sequence ATGCAAATGATGCACCATTTGAGTTTTTTGGGCATGTTTTTAGCCGCTTTGAGCATGTCCTTAGGGCATTGTGTGGGCATGTGTGGGGGGATTGTGAGCGCGTTTAGTCAAATAAGGTTTTCTAAAGTTACAAGCTTTTCTTACCAGATCGCTTGCCATGCCCTCTATAATGTGGGGAGGATCAGCACCTACATGCTTTTAGGGGCTATAACGGCAGGTTTAGGGCATAGTCTTAGCGTGAGCATGGGTTTTAGGGGCGTTTTATTGATGAGCATGGGGATTGTTTTAATCCTTTTAGCGCTCTTGGGAGCTAAAGCGGAAAAATTAAGCTTTTCCATTCCTTTCATCTCTTTTTTGATGAAAAAAACCTTGCAATCTCAAAACGTTCTGGGGCTGTATTTCTTGGGCGTGTTGAACGGGTTTTTGCCTTGCATGATGGTGTATTCGTTTTTAGCGAGCGTGATTCTCAGTCATAGCGCGTTTATGGGAGCGATGCTGGGCCTTTCTTTTGGGCTTGGCACTAGCGTGCCGTTGTTTTTAATGGGGATTTTTTTAAGCAAAATTTCTACATTTTATAGGAAATTTTTCAATCTTTTGTCTAAAGGTTTAATGGGGGTTTTTGGGCTTTATGTCCTTTATATGGGGATCATGCTCATTAGCCACCAAACACCCCATGCGATGCACCATCAAAACAGCACTACTCAGCATGATCATAAAGGAGCGCATTCGCATGAACACTAA
- a CDS encoding type III pantothenate kinase: MPARQSFKDLKDLILCDIGNTRIHFVQNYQLFSSAKEDLKRLGLQKEIFYVSVNEENEKALLNCYPNAKNIAGFFHLETDYIGLGIDRQMACLAVANGVIVDAGSAITIDLVKEGKHLGGCILPGLAQYIHAYKKSAKILEQPFKALDSLEVLPKNTRDAVNYGMILSIISCIQHLAKDQKIYLCGGDAKYLSAFLPHSVCKERLVFDGMEIALKKAGILECK; this comes from the coding sequence ATGCCAGCTAGGCAATCTTTTAAGGATTTAAAAGACTTGATTTTATGCGATATAGGCAACACGCGCATCCATTTCGTGCAAAACTACCAGCTCTTTTCAAGCGCTAAAGAAGATTTAAAGCGTTTGGGTCTTCAAAAGGAAATCTTTTACGTTAGCGTGAATGAAGAAAATGAAAAAGCCCTTTTGAATTGTTACCCTAACGCTAAAAATATCGCAGGGTTTTTTCATTTAGAAACCGACTATATAGGGCTTGGGATAGACCGGCAAATGGCGTGTTTAGCGGTGGCTAATGGGGTTATAGTGGATGCGGGGAGCGCGATTACGATAGATTTAGTCAAAGAGGGCAAGCATTTAGGAGGGTGTATTTTGCCCGGTTTAGCCCAATATATTCATGCGTATAAAAAAAGCGCTAAAATCTTGGAGCAACCTTTCAAAGCCTTAGATTCTTTAGAAGTTTTACCCAAAAACACTAGAGACGCTGTGAATTACGGCATGATTTTGAGTATCATCTCTTGTATCCAACATTTAGCTAAAGATCAAAAAATCTATCTTTGTGGGGGCGATGCGAAATATTTGAGCGCGTTTTTACCTCATTCTGTTTGCAAGGAGCGTTTGGTTTTTGACGGGATGGAAATCGCTCTTAAAAAAGCAGGGATACTAGAATGCAAATGA
- the pgbB gene encoding plasminogen-binding protein PgbB produces MNKPFLISLIALIVFSGCNMKKYFKPAKHQVKGEAYFPNHLQESIVSSNRYGAILKNGAVIGDKGLTQLRIGKNFNYESSFLNESQGFFILAQDCLNKIDKKTSKRKVAKTEETELKLKGVEAEVQDKVCHQVELISNNPNASQQSIIIPLETFALSASVKGNLLAVVLADNSANLYDITSQKLLFSEKGSPSTTINSLMAMPIFMDTVVVFPMLDGRLLVVDYVHGNPTPIRNIVISSDKFFNNITYLIVDGNNMIASTGKRILSVVSGQEFNYDGDIIDLLYDKGTLYVLTLDGQILQMDKSLRELNSVKLPFASLNTIVLNNNKLYSLEKRGYVIEVDLNDFDSYNVYKTPTIGSFKFFSSNRLDKGVFYDKNRVYYDRYYLDYNDFKPKLYPHAAGFKPSQKGEKGNAPIYLQERHKAKENKQPLEENKVKPKNSGFEEEEVKTRRPEPIKDQNNATQQGVKENQEKQNAPISKENAAKKEAPKPNSKEEKRRLKEEKKKAKAEQRAREFEQRAREHQERDEKELEERRKALEMNKK; encoded by the coding sequence ATGAATAAACCATTTTTAATCTCACTCATAGCCCTAATTGTCTTTAGCGGCTGTAACATGAAAAAATACTTCAAACCCGCTAAACACCAAGTTAAAGGCGAAGCGTATTTCCCTAACCATTTGCAAGAGAGTATCGTTTCGTCTAATCGTTATGGAGCCATTTTGAAAAATGGGGCGGTTATAGGCGATAAAGGTTTAACGCAGCTAAGAATCGGTAAGAATTTCAATTATGAAAGCAGTTTTTTAAATGAGAGTCAGGGGTTTTTCATCCTTGCGCAAGATTGTTTGAACAAGATTGATAAAAAAACAAGCAAAAGAAAGGTGGCTAAGACTGAAGAAACGGAATTGAAATTAAAGGGCGTTGAAGCGGAAGTCCAAGATAAAGTCTGTCATCAAGTGGAATTGATTAGCAATAACCCTAACGCCAGCCAACAATCTATCATCATTCCTTTGGAAACTTTTGCCTTGAGCGCGAGCGTTAAAGGGAATCTTTTAGCGGTGGTGTTAGCGGACAATTCAGCGAATTTATACGACATCACTTCTCAAAAATTGCTTTTTAGCGAGAAAGGTTCCCCGAGCACCACGATCAATTCTTTAATGGCGATGCCTATTTTTATGGATACGGTCGTGGTGTTCCCTATGCTAGATGGGCGCTTGTTGGTCGTGGATTATGTACATGGAAACCCCACGCCTATTAGAAACATTGTTATCAGCAGCGATAAGTTTTTCAACAACATCACTTACCTTATCGTAGATGGCAATAACATGATCGCTTCTACGGGAAAACGGATTTTATCAGTGGTGAGCGGTCAAGAGTTCAACTATGATGGGGATATTATAGACTTGCTTTATGATAAGGGGACTTTATACGTGCTCACGCTAGACGGGCAGATTTTGCAAATGGATAAGAGTTTAAGGGAATTAAACAGCGTGAAACTACCCTTTGCTTCGCTCAATACGATTGTATTGAATAACAATAAATTGTATTCTTTAGAAAAACGTGGGTATGTGATAGAGGTGGATTTGAATGATTTTGATTCGTATAATGTCTATAAAACGCCAACTATAGGCAGTTTTAAGTTTTTTTCATCCAATCGTTTGGATAAAGGGGTGTTTTATGACAAAAATCGGGTGTATTATGACCGCTATTATTTAGATTACAATGATTTTAAACCGAAACTTTACCCCCATGCCGCTGGATTCAAACCATCTCAAAAAGGCGAAAAAGGGAACGCTCCTATTTATTTGCAAGAAAGGCATAAAGCTAAAGAAAACAAACAGCCTTTAGAAGAAAATAAAGTTAAGCCAAAAAATAGCGGGTTTGAAGAAGAGGAAGTTAAAACCAGAAGGCCTGAGCCTATTAAGGATCAAAATAACGCCACCCAACAAGGCGTAAAAGAAAATCAAGAAAAACAAAACGCTCCTATTTCAAAAGAAAACGCCGCTAAAAAAGAAGCGCCAAAACCAAATTCTAAAGAAGAAAAACGCCGCTTGAAAGAAGAAAAGAAAAAAGCCAAAGCCGAACAAAGAGCGAGGGAATTTGAACAAAGAGCGAGAGAGCATCAAGAAAGAGATGAAAAAGAGCTTGAAGAAAGAAGAAAAGCTTTAGAAATGAATAAGAAGTAG
- the dut gene encoding dUTP diphosphatase, protein MKIKIQKIHPNALIPEYQTEGSSGFDLHAVEEVTIKPHGVGLVKIGICLSLEVGYELQVRTRSGLALNHQVMVLNSPGTVDNDYRGEIKVILANLSDKDFKVQVGDRIAQGVVQKTYKAEFIECEQLDETSRGSGGFGSTGVSKA, encoded by the coding sequence ATGAAAATTAAAATCCAAAAAATCCACCCGAACGCCCTTATCCCTGAATACCAAACTGAAGGCTCTTCAGGCTTTGATTTGCACGCTGTAGAAGAAGTAACGATCAAACCTCATGGCGTGGGGTTGGTGAAAATAGGGATTTGTTTGTCTTTAGAAGTGGGGTATGAATTGCAGGTGCGTACCCGTAGCGGTTTGGCTTTGAACCATCAGGTGATGGTGTTAAATTCCCCTGGCACGGTGGATAATGATTATAGGGGCGAAATTAAGGTGATTTTAGCGAATTTGAGCGATAAAGATTTTAAAGTTCAGGTAGGGGATAGGATCGCTCAAGGGGTGGTTCAAAAAACTTATAAAGCCGAATTTATAGAATGCGAACAATTAGATGAAACTTCAAGGGGGAGCGGAGGTTTTGGCAGCACGGGAGTGAGCAAGGCATGA
- the greA gene encoding transcription elongation factor GreA, producing MNKEPMSMHGYNKICAELKQLKEVERPNIVKEIDIARGHGDLKENAEYHAAKEKQRFIEARIVDLSEIISNAQVIDPSALAHNKVSFGSTIKILNLDNDKEFSYTIVGSVESDPAKGLISFGSPIAKSLIGKSKGDAVSIQLPNGESDFEILDIYYKEICFDEN from the coding sequence ATGAATAAAGAACCTATGAGCATGCATGGATACAATAAGATTTGCGCGGAATTGAAGCAATTAAAAGAGGTGGAACGGCCTAATATCGTGAAAGAAATTGATATTGCTAGAGGGCATGGGGATTTGAAAGAAAACGCTGAATACCATGCCGCTAAAGAAAAACAACGCTTCATTGAAGCGAGGATCGTGGATTTAAGCGAGATCATTTCTAACGCTCAAGTGATTGATCCGAGCGCTTTAGCCCATAATAAAGTGAGTTTTGGCAGCACGATTAAAATTCTTAATTTAGACAACGATAAAGAGTTTTCTTACACGATAGTAGGGAGCGTGGAGAGCGATCCGGCTAAAGGGTTAATCTCTTTTGGTTCGCCGATCGCTAAGAGTTTGATAGGCAAGAGTAAGGGCGATGCGGTGAGCATTCAATTACCCAATGGCGAGAGCGATTTTGAAATTTTAGACATTTACTATAAAGAGATTTGTTTTGATGAAAATTAA
- the lpxB gene encoding lipid-A-disaccharide synthase, translating into MPTILVSALEASSNVHLEELRCNLPKDYRFIGVFEGEDALYSPREFSVMGFRDVIGRLGFLLKAHKEMVQLAKQADMVLLMDSSSFNIPLAKKIKKQDPHKKIMYYILPQVWAWKKWRAKSLEKYCDFLGAILPFEVSYYQKKAQYVGHPLLDEIKYYKKDIKGETLVFMPGSRKSEIAKMFPLFVKAAQILEQNEGFKRRVLVVPSFFKGLDLKALYGEDIKLFEISYDAHKSLFEAEFAFICSGTATLEAALIGTPFALAYRAKTMDFLIARMLVNLHYIGLANIFYNALNDETPGLGESQLHPELIQHFLSVEGLLKAYEEMDRERYFKESLRLREYLKHGSTKKIANEMAFLLNLT; encoded by the coding sequence ATGCCCACGATTTTAGTGAGCGCTTTAGAAGCGAGCTCTAATGTGCATTTAGAGGAATTACGGTGCAATTTACCCAAAGATTATCGTTTCATTGGGGTGTTTGAAGGGGAAGACGCGCTCTATAGCCCTAGGGAATTTTCTGTCATGGGTTTTAGAGATGTGATAGGCCGTTTGGGGTTTTTACTCAAAGCCCATAAAGAAATGGTTCAATTAGCCAAACAAGCGGACATGGTGCTTTTAATGGATTCTTCTTCTTTCAATATCCCCCTAGCCAAAAAAATCAAAAAACAAGATCCGCATAAGAAAATCATGTATTATATTTTACCGCAAGTTTGGGCATGGAAAAAATGGCGCGCTAAAAGCCTTGAAAAATACTGCGATTTTTTGGGAGCGATTTTGCCTTTTGAAGTGAGCTATTACCAAAAAAAAGCCCAATATGTGGGACACCCTTTATTAGATGAAATTAAATATTATAAAAAAGATATTAAGGGCGAAACTCTGGTGTTTATGCCAGGGAGTAGGAAAAGCGAAATCGCTAAAATGTTCCCTTTGTTTGTCAAAGCGGCTCAAATTTTAGAACAAAACGAAGGGTTTAAAAGGCGTGTGTTAGTCGTGCCGAGTTTCTTTAAGGGGTTGGATTTGAAAGCCCTTTATGGAGAAGACATCAAACTATTTGAAATTTCTTATGATGCGCACAAGAGTTTGTTTGAAGCAGAGTTTGCGTTCATTTGCAGCGGAACAGCGACTTTAGAGGCCGCTTTGATTGGCACGCCTTTTGCGTTAGCGTATAGGGCTAAAACAATGGATTTCTTGATCGCTAGAATGTTGGTCAATTTGCATTATATAGGACTCGCTAACATTTTTTATAACGCCTTAAATGATGAAACTCCAGGGCTTGGGGAAAGCCAATTGCACCCAGAATTGATCCAGCATTTTTTGAGCGTAGAGGGTTTGTTAAAAGCGTATGAAGAAATGGATAGGGAACGCTATTTTAAAGAAAGTTTGAGATTAAGGGAATATTTAAAACATGGGAGCACAAAAAAGATCGCTAACGAAATGGCTTTTTTGCTGAATTTAACTTAA
- the mua gene encoding nickel-binding protein Mua, whose product MQEELNAYQQEIEDTRGVLKKIRLELKQVQEILRKKKSILKGLKQEIYQKKLEKENSRLNKETQNTEEDVIFPKALEEVEVFTSDNQVIMAKPCKRLFNEGLYLQYRSVLRENRLLKNHLSKKDFENSLLKIELRDLHKEIKLYQVQNLLKDK is encoded by the coding sequence ATGCAAGAAGAATTGAACGCTTACCAGCAAGAAATTGAAGACACTAGAGGAGTTTTAAAAAAAATCCGTTTGGAATTGAAGCAAGTCCAAGAAATCTTGCGTAAGAAAAAGAGCATTTTAAAAGGTTTGAAGCAAGAAATCTATCAAAAGAAATTAGAAAAAGAAAATTCCCGCTTAAACAAAGAAACGCAAAATACAGAAGAGGATGTGATTTTCCCTAAAGCCCTTGAAGAAGTGGAGGTTTTCACTAGTGATAATCAGGTTATCATGGCAAAACCATGTAAGCGTTTATTCAATGAAGGGCTTTACTTGCAATACCGCAGCGTTTTGCGCGAAAACAGGCTTTTAAAAAACCATCTTTCTAAAAAAGATTTTGAAAATTCGTTGCTCAAAATTGAATTGAGGGATTTGCACAAAGAAATCAAGCTCTATCAAGTCCAAAACCTTTTGAAAGACAAATAA
- the hypA gene encoding hydrogenase/urease nickel incorporation protein HypA, giving the protein MHEYSVVSSLIALCEEHAKKNKAHKIERVVVGIGERSAMDKSLFVSAFETFREESLVCKDAILDIVDEKVELECKDCSHVFKPNALDYGVCEKCHSKNVIITQGNEMRLLSLEMLAE; this is encoded by the coding sequence ATGCATGAATACTCGGTCGTTTCTTCTTTAATCGCTCTTTGCGAAGAGCATGCGAAGAAAAATAAAGCCCATAAGATTGAAAGAGTTGTGGTCGGTATTGGTGAAAGAAGTGCTATGGATAAGAGCTTGTTCGTGAGCGCGTTTGAGACTTTTAGAGAAGAATCTTTGGTGTGTAAAGACGCTATTTTAGACATCGTGGATGAAAAGGTTGAATTGGAATGCAAGGATTGTTCGCATGTCTTTAAGCCTAACGCCCTAGATTATGGGGTGTGTGAGAAATGCCACAGCAAGAATGTCATTATCACTCAAGGCAATGAAATGCGTTTGTTGTCTTTAGAAATGTTAGCGGAATAA
- the flgE gene encoding flagellar hook protein FlgE encodes MLRSLWSGVNGMQAHQIALDIESNNIANVNTTGFKYSRASFVDMLSQVKLIATAPYKNGLAGQNDFSVGLGVGVDATTKIFSQGNIQNTDVKTDLAIQGDGFFIISPDRGITRNFTRDGEFLFDSQGSLVTTGGLVVQGWVRNGSDTGNKGSDTDALKVDNTGPLENIRIDPGMVMPARASNRISMRANLNAGRHADQTAAVFALDSSAKTPSDGINPVYDSGTNLAQVAEDMGSLYNEDGDALLLNENQGIWVSYKSAKMVKDILPSAENSTLELNGVKISFTNDSAVSRTSSLVAAKNAINAVKSQTGIEAYLDGKQLRLENTNELDGDEKLKNIVVTQAGTGAFANFLDGDKDVTAFKYSYTHSISPNADIGQFRTTEDLRALIQHDANIVKDPSLADNYQDSAASIGVTINQYGMFEINNKDNKNVIKENLNIFVSGYSSDSVTNNVLFKNAMKGLNTASLIEGGASASSSKFTHATHATSIDVIDSLGTKHAMRIEFYRSGGAEWNFRVIVPEPGELVGGSAARPNVFEGGRLHFNNDGSLAGMNPPLLQFDPKNGADAPQRINLAFGSSGSFDGLTSVDKISETYAIEQNGYQAGDLMDVRFDSDGVLLGAFSNGRTLALAQVALANFANDAGLQALGGNVFSQTGNSGQALIGAANTGRRGSISGSKLESSNVDLSRSLTNLIVVQRGFQANSKAVTTSDQILNTLLNLKQ; translated from the coding sequence ATGCTTAGGTCTTTATGGTCTGGTGTCAATGGGATGCAAGCCCACCAAATCGCTTTGGATATTGAGAGTAACAATATTGCTAATGTGAATACCACTGGGTTTAAATATTCTAGGGCTTCTTTTGTGGATATGCTCTCTCAAGTCAAACTCATCGCTACCGCGCCCTATAAAAACGGGTTAGCAGGGCAGAATGACTTTTCCGTAGGGCTTGGGGTAGGCGTGGATGCGACGACTAAAATCTTTTCACAAGGCAATATCCAAAACACAGATGTCAAAACCGATCTAGCGATTCAAGGCGATGGCTTTTTTATCATTAGCCCTGATAGGGGGATCACGCGCAATTTTACCAGAGATGGGGAGTTTCTTTTTGACTCGCAAGGGAGTTTGGTTACCACCGGCGGGCTTGTGGTGCAAGGGTGGGTGAGAAACGGGAGCGATACCGGCAATAAAGGGAGCGATACGGACGCTTTAAAAGTGGATAACACCGGCCCTTTAGAAAACATTAGAATTGATCCTGGAATGGTGATGCCAGCCAGAGCGAGTAACCGCATTTCTATGAGAGCGAATTTAAACGCTGGAAGGCATGCGGATCAAACAGCGGCGGTATTCGCTTTGGATTCTTCAGCCAAAACCCCTTCAGATGGCATTAATCCGGTGTATGATTCAGGCACGAATCTAGCTCAAGTCGCCGAAGACATGGGATCTTTATACAATGAAGATGGCGACGCTCTTTTATTGAATGAAAACCAAGGGATTTGGGTGAGCTATAAAAGCGCGAAAATGGTCAAAGACATCCTCCCTTCTGCAGAAAACAGCACGCTTGAGTTGAATGGGGTTAAGATTTCTTTCACGAACGATTCAGCGGTGAGCAGGACTTCAAGCTTAGTGGCGGCTAAAAATGCGATCAATGCGGTCAAAAGCCAAACAGGGATTGAAGCTTATTTGGACGGCAAGCAATTGCGTTTGGAAAACACCAATGAATTAGACGGCGATGAAAAGCTTAAAAACATTGTGGTCACTCAAGCTGGGACCGGGGCGTTCGCTAACTTTTTAGACGGCGATAAAGACGTAACGGCTTTTAAATACAGTTATACGCATTCTATTAGCCCTAATGCGGATATTGGGCAGTTTAGGACCACTGAAGACTTGCGTGCCTTAATCCAGCATGACGCTAATATCGTAAAAGATCCTAGCTTAGCGGACAATTATCAAGATTCAGCCGCTTCTATAGGGGTTACAATCAACCAATACGGCATGTTTGAAATCAACAATAAAGACAATAAAAACGTCATTAAAGAAAATCTCAATATCTTTGTGAGCGGGTATTCTTCAGACAGCGTAACGAACAATGTTTTGTTTAAAAACGCCATGAAAGGGCTTAATACCGCTTCTTTGATTGAAGGAGGAGCGTCAGCGAGCAGTTCTAAATTCACCCACGCTACCCATGCGACAAGCATTGATGTGATAGACAGCTTAGGCACTAAACACGCCATGCGCATTGAGTTTTATAGGAGTGGGGGAGCGGAATGGAATTTTAGAGTGATCGTGCCTGAGCCTGGGGAATTAGTAGGGGGGTCAGCGGCTAGGCCTAATGTGTTTGAAGGGGGCCGTTTGCATTTTAATAACGACGGATCGCTTGCGGGCATGAACCCGCCTCTTTTGCAATTTGACCCTAAAAATGGTGCTGATGCCCCCCAACGCATCAATTTGGCCTTTGGTTCCTCAGGGAGCTTTGACGGATTGACAAGCGTGGATAAGATTTCTGAAACTTATGCGATTGAGCAAAACGGCTATCAAGCGGGTGATTTGATGGATGTCCGTTTTGATTCAGACGGGGTGCTTTTAGGAGCGTTCAGTAATGGCAGGACTTTAGCACTCGCTCAAGTGGCTTTAGCGAATTTCGCTAACGATGCGGGCTTACAGGCTTTAGGTGGGAATGTCTTTTCTCAAACCGGAAACTCTGGGCAAGCCTTAATCGGCGCGGCTAATACGGGGCGCAGAGGCTCTATTTCAGGATCTAAACTAGAGTCCAGTAATGTGGATTTGAGCCGGAGTTTAACGAATTTGATTGTGGTTCAAAGGGGGTTTCAAGCGAACTCTAAAGCGGTAACCACATCCGATCAAATCCTTAACACCCTATTGAATCTCAAGCAATAA
- the cdh gene encoding CDP-diacylglycerol diphosphatase yields the protein MVFKKPFFKNRLLNGANKSKFIKITIMIKDFNRYCRKITRGFVKIPTKKQGAKKMKKAGFLFLALMAIAVMSLNAKDPNVLRKIVFEKCLPNYEKNQNPSPCIEVKPDAGYVVLKDINGPLQYLLMPTTHISGIENPLLLDPSTPNFFYLSWQARDFMSKKYGKPIPDYAISLTINSSKGRSQNHFHIHISCISLDARKQLDNHLKNINSRWSPLSGGLNGHKYLARRVTESELAQKSPFVMLAKEVPNAHKRMGDYGLAVVQQSDNSFVLLATQFNPLTLNRASAEEIQDHECAILR from the coding sequence TTGGTATTCAAAAAGCCCTTTTTTAAAAATAGGTTACTAAATGGAGCAAATAAGTCAAAATTCATTAAAATAACCATAATGATTAAAGATTTTAACCGCTATTGTAGAAAAATAACGAGAGGGTTTGTAAAAATTCCCACCAAAAAACAAGGAGCAAAAAAGATGAAAAAAGCGGGCTTTCTTTTTTTAGCGCTGATGGCTATCGCTGTTATGAGTTTAAACGCTAAAGATCCAAACGTGTTGCGTAAGATTGTTTTTGAGAAATGTTTGCCCAATTATGAGAAAAATCAAAATCCTTCACCATGCATAGAAGTCAAACCCGACGCCGGCTATGTGGTTTTAAAAGATATTAACGGCCCGTTGCAATATTTGTTGATGCCAACGACTCACATTAGTGGCATTGAAAACCCTTTGTTGCTTGATCCCTCTACGCCTAACTTTTTTTACTTGTCATGGCAAGCGCGCGATTTTATGAGTAAAAAATACGGAAAACCCATTCCTGATTATGCGATCTCTTTGACGATTAACTCCAGCAAAGGGCGATCGCAAAACCATTTTCACATCCATATTTCTTGCATTAGCCTTGATGCGCGCAAACAGCTGGACAATCATCTAAAAAATATCAACAGCCGTTGGTCGCCATTATCAGGTGGCTTGAACGGGCATAAATATTTGGCGCGTCGGGTAACAGAGAGCGAACTAGCGCAAAAAAGCCCGTTTGTCATGCTTGCTAAAGAAGTGCCTAACGCGCATAAACGCATGGGGGACTATGGCTTAGCGGTGGTGCAACAGAGCGATAACTCCTTTGTCTTGCTAGCGACACAATTTAACCCATTGACTTTAAATCGCGCTTCAGCCGAAGAGATTCAAGATCATGAATGCGCGATTTTGCGCTAA
- a CDS encoding zinc ribbon domain-containing protein YjdM, which produces MQDLPPCPKCNDAYTYHDGTQFVCSSCLYEWNGNEVSNEELIVKDCHNNLLQNGDSVILIKDLKVKGSSLVLKKGTKIKNIKLVNSDHNVDCKVEGQSLSLKSEFLKKA; this is translated from the coding sequence ATGCAAGATTTACCCCCATGCCCTAAATGCAACGACGCCTATACTTACCATGATGGCACGCAGTTCGTTTGCTCTAGCTGTTTGTATGAATGGAATGGAAATGAAGTTAGTAATGAAGAATTAATCGTTAAAGATTGCCATAATAATCTTTTACAAAATGGGGACTCGGTCATTCTCATTAAAGATTTAAAGGTTAAAGGTTCATCTTTGGTGCTTAAAAAAGGCACTAAAATCAAAAATATCAAGCTTGTCAATAGCGATCACAATGTGGATTGTAAAGTGGAAGGGCAGAGCCTGTCTTTAAAATCTGAATTCCTCAAAAAAGCTTAG